In the genome of Triticum urartu cultivar G1812 chromosome 5, Tu2.1, whole genome shotgun sequence, one region contains:
- the LOC125509815 gene encoding uncharacterized protein LOC125509815 — MTAEGTARGGAGEAPMAELAAAKAVSPTGEEREGVGGPFVIVNGDSDGHSDPGSDTGAGAEPDSRREEEDLPRANAAPAADAGGDHPSAGGELAALDGAVGLPSSNGHASPATVESEVDGVGEVEGEGSHNSEAVLGDQGTAAAGELDGRDAATELKIDHADAADDSAPPAVESVLNVKDGESEKSAATEVVAPEEQQDGEKNAPAESSGSDNPPTHVESGTIVSESEGSGEQSKGEEIAAEIMEPGTDGSGISGVTEQHDADTSVTATDPVIHVDEGKHEHAAVTELVEQDGSNGHDHVGQIADSGTSAPEIEADGSKGQQVEALTAEPEVLDGGDCEATSKVPSEEEVVANGLGCAKDTADTSLELEGESEVPSGVVEVDEVVGKDGEGDLHDGHTVVVPSSDEEAKPPAKEGTNEAIPAEVVKEGISEQIVQDNESVKDDVSSVTLQSVNSEDPVVEPKGDHILQVEDAAGDGNMAVSDVKAVMLEMNTADSVQTQDLESASEDRSVPLHVNSSDQVEEEVNKEVSPEDAHLAHNDYSSEQTGKHEQLELPGTGAAAAVKSDNAVIEAEPGKEMEVVEDVVLHAAAASTFHNEPRSIDFTDNDYVKPDTELESCDHVQAEECNSDEISSTTVNEVISGVSMEHETAVTDDAELRYDTGDASLSETAVDEGEAVASTDNNASVVDEVTPSSATGSESDVAGEAGDVSQVGESCDLVTDCQSNNDQPDILDASTTREELVSLTEYPCLPVVTLESGVKAPHTDKATGTSDETSKDTENINACNISSTEVETKSLEVVEPSSVDGVVPVEHENDDEHAHKGKEKIAEDSSESPVEQPVELESDKGNIQLMKPHKFFIVKVPKLAGDDVWARVQDAQVHLDRLTQERDAINARKKKQKAAFDEYREKLETARKEENEARVAHAGKRNVLDGVRSTIGKLNQATSVEEIDELIVRKQRTMEHETISLKEEKLFIKEINELKAQRKQACSNMGSEAEMSEAFHQKDHIHEQHKNLKKEADLLFKNLKSLEENRKKIQKSFEDERAALRKLNDDLYAANEQRQQAYENWVELRGEPGKKNKYFFMYKKDRDAAGKLLSSGDMDGLQSYCNNQVEGFMEMWNKDDDFRRLYVEANQISTLRRLGTHDGRSLGPDEEPPVIPSNNYSRRPNNPSQLTVSSPNVPITTSEAAPEKSTAVVVPVEEDSFPVLPPTQTHKQAKPKAAGSGSTQKEITPAPAPEVVDVKQIEKEKARLAEELELARKAEELARKEEELRAQRAAAEKERLRLEQIAKAKEAEERKKKKAEKAQERAEFKARKEAEMKEKKKAKKSKKVGTTPAALTSGESNSAPIAPADTESNTTDNTRNVDVPQPQPIIIKRIPKPIVRQLQPMPAPLRNKFKRRTRQYIFIGVAVALAVVALILAGRTLDLPGLSSIRF; from the exons ATGACGGCCGAGgggacggcgcgcggcggcgccggcgaggcgCCGATGGCGGAATTggcggcggccaaggcggtctcCCCGACCGGGGAGGAGCGCGAGGGGGTGGGCGGCCCCTTCGTGATCGTCAACGGCGACTCCGACGGCCACTCGGACCCGGGCTCCGACACGGGCGCCGGGGCAGAGCCGGATTCCCGCCGGGAGGAGGAGGATCTGCCCCGGGCCAATGCAGCCCCGGCTGCTGACGCGGGCGGAGATCACCCCTCCGCCGGTGGGGAATTGGCCGCTCTGGACGGCGCCGTCGGCCTTCCATCTTCCAACGGGCATGCTAGCCCCGCTACGGTGGAGTCTGAGGTTGATGGCGTGGGCGAAGTAGAAGGTGAGGGAAGCCACAATTCTGAAGCTGTCCTGGGGGACCAGGGCACTGCTGCCGCTGGAGAGCTTGATGGTCGTGATGCAGCAACAGAACTTAAGATTGACCATGCTGACGCtgctgatgattctgctccacCTGCTGTGGAATCCGTGCTTAATGTCAAGGATGGAGAGAGTGAAAAAAGTGCCGCCACTGAGGTTGTTGCTCCTGAAGAACAGCAGGATGGAGAGAAGAATGCTCCAGCAGAGTCCAGTGGTTCAGATAATCCCCCCACACATGTTGAGTCTGGTACCATTGTTTCGGAGTCTGAGGGCAGTGGCGAGCAGAGCAAAGGAGAAGAGATTGCTGCTGAGATCATGGAGCCAGGTACAGATGGATCAGGTATCTCGGGGGTGACTGAACAGCATGATGCTGACACAAGTGTGACTGCCACTGATCCTGTGATTCACGTCGATGAGGGCAAACATGAGCATGCTGCAGTCACAGAGTTGGTTGAGCAGGATGGGAGCAACGGGCATGACCATGTTGGGCAGATTGCTGATTCTGGCACATCTGCTCCTGAGATAGAAGCTGATGGGAGCAAAGGGCAGCAAGTAGAAGCACTGACGGCTGAGCCTGAAGTATTGGATGGAGGCGATTGTGAAGCGACTTCTAAGGTACCTTCAGAAGAGGAAGTTGTTGCAAACGGGCTTGGATGTGCCAAGGACACTGCTGACACTTCTTTGGAGCTTGAGGGAGAGAGCGAAGTTCCCTCTGGTGTGGTTGAAGTGGACGAAGTAGTAGGAAAGGATGGTGAGGGGGATTTGCATGATGGTCATACGGTCGTTGTCCCCTCATCTGACGAGGAAGCAAAACCTCCAGCAAAGGAGGGAACAAATGAGGCCATTCCTGCTGAAGTTGTGAAGGAGGGAATAAGTGAACAAATTGTGCAAGATAATGAATCTGTTAAGGATGATGTCTCTTCTGTCACACTTCAGTCAGTAAATTCAGAAGATCCTGTTGTTGAACCTAAGGGGGATCACATACTCCAGGTAGAAGATGCTGCAGGTGATGGAAACATGGCAGTTTCTGATGTGAAGGCTGTCATGTTGGAAATGAACACAGCAGATAGCGTTCAAACACAAGATCTCGAGTCGGCATCTGAAGACAGGAGTGTTCCACTGCATGTGAATTCGTCCGACCAAGTTGAGGAGGAGGTAAACAAAGAAGTTTCCCCTGAGGACGCACATTTAGCCCATAATGACTATTCTTCTGAACAGACTGGAAAGCACGAGCAGTTGGAATTACCTGGCACTGGTGCAGCTGCAGCTGTTAAAAGTGACAATGCTGTGATTGAGGCAGAACCAGGTAAAGAGATGGAGGTTGTTGAAGATGTTGTGTTGCATGCGGCTGCAGCATCTACTTTCCATAATGAGCCAAGGTCCATTGATTTCACTGATAATGATTACGTAAAGCCGGATACTGAGTTGGAAAGTTGTGATCATGTACAAGCAGAGGAGTGCAATTCTGATGAAATATCTAGCACCACTGTCAATGAAGTTATATCTGGTGTTTCCATGGAACATGAAACTGCTGTGACAGATGACGCTGAACTCAGATATGATACAGGAGATGCATCTCTTAGTGAAACTGCTGTTGATGAAGGTGAAGCTGTTGCATCGACTGATAATAATGCTTCTGTTGTAGATGAAGTTACACCCTCTTCCGCCACAGGAAGTGAATCTGATGTTGCTGGTGAAGCTGGTGATGTTTCGCAAGTAGGCGAATCATGTGATTTGGTTACAGATTGCCAATCTAATAATGACCAGCCAGACATTCTTGACGCATCAACTACGCGTGAAGAGCTAGTTTCTCTGACTGAGTATCCTTGCCTGCCAGTTGTTACATTGGAATCTGGAGTTAAGGCTCCTCACACCGACAAGGCAACAGGCACGTCAGATGAGACATCCAAAGATACTGAAAATATAAATGCATGCAATATATCTTCTACTGAGGTTGAAACCAAATCTTTGGAAG TAGTGGAACCTTCATCTGTTGATGGGGTAGTTCCAGTGGAACACGAGAATGATGATGAACATGCACACAAAGGCAAGGAGAAGATTGCTGAGGACTCCAGTGAGTCGCCTGTTGAACAGCCAGTTGAGCTTGAGAGTGACAAGGGAAATATACAGCTCATGAAGCCACACAAGTTCTTCATCGTAAAGGTTCCTAAACTTGCGGGCGATGATGTCTGGGCAAGGGTACAAGATGCTCAAGTTCACCTGGATCGCCTGACTCAGGAAAGAGATGCAATTAATGCTCGCAAGAAAAAGCAAAAG GCTGCCTTTGATGAGTATCGGGAAAAGTTAGAGACAGCACGGAAAGAAGAGAATGAAGCGAGAGTTGCACATGCCGGCAAGAGGAATGTTCTAGATGGTGTACGGTCAACGATTGGGAAGTTGAATCAAGCAACTTCAGTTGAAGAAATTGATGAGTTG ATCGTGAGGAAACAGAGGACTATGGAACACGAGACAATTTCTTTGAAAGAAGAGAAACTATTCATTAAAGAGATTAATGAACTGAAAGCCCAAAGGAAGCAAGCGTGCTCCAATATGGGCTCAGAGGCTGAAATGAGTGAAGCATTCCATCAAAAGGACCACATTCATGAGCAACATAAG AATTTGAAGAAGGAAGCAGATTTACTTTTCAAAAACCTGAAGTCCCTTGAGGAGAACAGAAAAAAGATTCAAAAATCTTTTGAGGATGAAAGAGCTGCTCTCAGAAAGTTAAATGATGACTTGTATGCTGCCAATGAACAACGTCAACAGGCCTACGAGAATTGGGTTGAGCTGAGAGGGGAACCAGGCAAGAAG AACAAGTACTTCTTCATGTACAAGAAGGACCGTGATGCTGCGGGCAAGCTCTTATCAAGTGGTGACATGGATGGACTTCAGTCATATTGTAATAATCAG GTTGAGGGTTTTATGGAGATGTGGAACAAAGATGATGACTTCCGCAGGCTGTATGTTGAAGCAAACCAGATTAGTACTCTGAGGAGATTAGGTACCCATGATGGAAGATCACTTGGTCCTGATGAGGAGCCTCCCGTCATTCCCAGTAACAATTACAGTAGAAGACCCAACAATCCATCTCAACTCACTGTTTCAAGCCCAAACGTGCCCATTACAACTTCAGAGGCAGCACCTGAAAAGTCTACTGCAGTTGTTGTCCCTGTAGAAGAGGATTCCTTCCCTGTTTTACCACCAACCCAGACTCATAAGCAGGCTAAACCAAAGGCAGCTGGTAGTGGTTCAACCCAGAAAGAAATAACCCCAGCTCCAGCTCCAGAAGTGGTAGATGTAAAGCAGATTGAAAAGGAAAAGGCTCGTCTGGCGGAGGAGTTGGAGTTAGCAAGGAAGGCGGAGGAGTTGGCACGCAAGGAGGAGGAACTAAGAGCGCAGAGGGCTGCAGCTGAAAAGGAACGACTCCGGTTGGAGCAAATAGCCAAAGCTAAGGAGGCtgaggaaagaaagaagaagaaggcaGAAAAGGCTCAGGAAAGGGCGGAGTTCAAAGCACGCAAGGAAGCTGAGATGAAGGAAAAG AAGAAAGCAAAGAAGTCTAAAAAGGTTGGCACTACACCAGCAGCCTTGACAAGTGGCGAGAGCAACTCTGCACCTATAGCTCCAGCAGACACTGAAAGCAACACAACTGACAATACTAGGAATGTTGATGTTCCTCAACCACAACCCATAATCATAAAGAGGATCCCTAAACCAATTGTGAGGCAGCTGCAGCCCATGCCCGCACCCCTGCGTAACAAGTTCAAAAGGAGAACGCGGCAGTACATCTTCATCGGAGTCGCAGTTGCCCTAGCTGTCGTCGCGTTGATCCTGGCCGGCAGAACCTTAGACCTCCCTGGTCTAAGTTCTATTCGCTTCTGA